GGGCTGATGGTCGGTCTTGGGGTATGGTTGGTCGCTTTGCTGTTCGTGCCGGTGTCGGTGTCGCATCCGTTAATAGTGTTGGCGTTCGCCGTCCTCGGCGCGGCGGTTTCGGGTACGCTCGGCATGATCGCCGGTATCTGGGCGATCAAGTTCGATCAGCTGGCCGGCTTCCAGAATTTCATCATCCTGCCGCTGTCGTTTTTGAGCGGGGTGTTCTACTCGATCCATGGCTTGCCTGAGTTTTGGCGGGTGTTGTCGCACTTAAACCCGTTCTTCTACATGATCGACGGCTTTCGCTACGGTTTTTTCGGGGTTCACGACGTAAATCCAGCGCTTAGCCTGGCGGTCGTTGGCGGCTTCCTGGCGGCGCTGAGCGGCATTAGCTTGCTGATGCTCAAGACCGGCTACCGGCTGCG
The Gammaproteobacteria bacterium DNA segment above includes these coding regions:
- a CDS encoding ABC transporter permease translates to MKWRGVYTLFYKEVLRFIKVLTQTLAAPIVTALLYLMVFGQAMSGRFDVFPGITYTAFLVPGLVMMSTIQNAFANSSSSLIQSKVTGNIVFMLLAPLSHVEFFTAFVAAAVVRGLMVGLGVWLVALLFVPVSVSHPLIVLAFAVLGAAVSGTLGMIAGIWAIKFDQLAGFQNFIILPLSFLSGVFYSIHGLPEFWRVLSHLNPFFYMIDGFRYGFFGVHDVNPALSLAVVGGFLAALSGISLLMLKTGYRLRD